Proteins encoded together in one Pangasianodon hypophthalmus isolate fPanHyp1 chromosome 18, fPanHyp1.pri, whole genome shotgun sequence window:
- the tmem168a gene encoding transmembrane protein 168-A, with translation MTAEESGNEVDVWSSIRCLGYLSSVNLLVAVCLGMYVRWEHTSEPTILVIFILGLFVLGLSSILYYYFSMEWASLSLFHLWFGFLQGLLCFLNSSSLENDVKEQVTNYLLLASVAMRSLWALTDRLCGSASFRRVVLTSAEALELLGFAIASTTMVLYKSAAIIALLVALGTIIVDLRMKSLLALPNLICFSVVTSITFFQALNVQANPFALGCYLGRLICEPLLDVYFSSLSVTERWMPFLSAGRLLRRLSLFPLSIVELMFFVLCALKLGHLEFWYLVIPGFCVFGLFWVLCHMVFLVTLWGFHTKLSESQKVQAAQRSDTRSLDRIMASRGVRHFCLISERLLFFCLLSTVILGAVSWQLSNALFMSMFLVVLSLESLAHGLFHELGTCLGGTCVGYAVVIPTSYCSADGQPVLLPPEQVQEMNLRSTSTLNAVQRLFSHHLIQTFGCDYSTSGLSLDTLQAKLRSFLELRTADGPRHDNYLIYYSGRTLPTGDWALSGGECLRLVQILDWWKERNVGFSSRLILVLDTENSGPWVKAVRRVEGLYVAVQGAEMNSAGDAESQDAPRLGDFTSEWVEYNCEPESGVQWAERGRLLTAMYGVSKCWSDYRLHLPTGSDVEKHWKTHFPRVTYPLVAVANWCCGLNLLWLCGACLRCFRRLKLGWFPPAVLDTGQGIKLVRS, from the exons ATGACTGCCGAGGAGTCAGGCAACGAGGTGGACGTGTGGTCCTCCATCCGCTGCCTGGGTTACCTGTCCAGCGTAAACCTGCTGGTGGCTGTGTGTCTGGGAATGTATGTACGATGGGAGCACACCTCCGAACCTACAATCCTGGTCATCTTCATTCTAGGTCTCTTTGTCTTGGGCCTCTCCAGCATCCTCTATTATTACTTCTCCATGGAGTGGGCCAGCCTGAGCCTGTTCCACCTCTGGTTCGGCTTTCTGCAGGGCCTCCTGTGCTTCCTAAACAGCTCTTCTCTGGAGAACGATGTGAAGGAGCAAGTGACAAACTACCTGCTGCTGGCCAGTGTGGCCATGCGCTCTCTGTGGGCGCTGACGGACCGCCTGTGTGGCAGCGCCAGCTTCCGGAGAGTCGTACTCACATCAGCCGAGGCTCTCGAGCTCCTGGGTTTTGCCATAGCCAGCACCACTATGGTCCTTTACAAGTCAGCGGCAATCATCGCCCTTCTGGTAGCTCTAGGCACCATTATTGTAGACCTGCGCATGAAGTCTCTCTTGGCTCTCCCCAATCTCATATGCTTTTCCGTAGTCACCTCCATCACCTTCTTCCAGGCTCTAAATGTCCAGGCTAACCCGTTTGCCCTGGGCTGTTACCTGGGACGGCTCATTTGTGAACCCCTGCTAGACGTTTACTTCAGCAGCCTATCGGTGACTGAGCGCTGGATGCCCTTTCTGTCAGCGGGCAGGCTGTTACGAAGGCTCTCTCTCTTCCCACTGAGCATTGTCGAGCTCATGTTCTTTGTGCTTTGTGCCCTGAAACTGGGACACCTGGAATTCTGGTACCTCGTTATCCCCGGATTTTGTGTGTTCGGTCTCTTCTGGGTGCTTTGCCACATGGTGTTCCTGGTCACGCTTTGGGGCTTCCACACCAAGCTGAGCGAGTCCCAGAAGGTTCAGGCTGCCCAGCGCTCAGACACACGCAGTCTAGACAGGATCATGGCCTCCAGGGGGGTGCGCCATTTCTGCCTCATCTCTGAACGCCTGCTGTTTTTCTGCCTGCTCTCGACTGTCATTCTGGGGGCGGTGTCCTGGCAG CTCTCTAATGCACTCTTCATGAGCATGTTCCTGGTGGTGCTCTCACTGGAGTCTCTAGCACATGGGCTCTTCCATGAGTTGGGCACCTGTCTGGGAGGGACGTGTGTGGGCTATGCAGTGGTTATTCCAACCAGTTACTGCAG TGCGGATGGTCAGCCGGTACTACTTCCTCCGGAGCAGGTGCAGGAGATGAACCTGCGCTCCACTTCAACACTCAACGCCGTCCAGCGCCTTTTCTCGCACCACCTAATCCAGACATTTGGCTGTGACTACTCCACCAGCGGACTGAGCCTGGACACATTACAGGCCAAACTGCGCTCCTTCCTGGAGCTGCGCACTGCCGATGGCCCCCGGCACGACAACTACCTCATCTACTACAGCGGACGCACTTTGCCCACAGGAGACTGGGCTCTTTCAG GTGGGGAATGCCTGCGCCTGGTACAGATCCTCGATTGGTGGAAGGAGCGCAACGTTGGCTTCTCCTCCCGCCTCATCCTGGTGCTGGATACAGAGAACTCTGGGCCTTGGGTAAAGGCTGTGCGGAGGGTGGAGGGGCTTTACGTGGCTGTGCAGGGAGCTGAAATGAATTCAGCAGGGGATGCAGAGAGCCAAGACGCCCCTCGGCTGGGAGACTTCACCTCGGAGTGGGTGGAGTACAACTGTGAACCAGAGAGTGGCGTTCAGTGGGCGGAGCGAGGGCGTCTCCTCACGGCCATGTACGGCGTGTCCAAATGTTGGAGTGACTACAGGCTCCACTTGCCGACTGGCAGTGACGTGGAAAAGCACTGGAAGACCCACTTCCCCCGTGTCACTTACCCGCTGGTGGCTGTGGCTAACTGGTGCTGTGGGCTGAATCTGTTATGGCTGTGCGGTGCCTGTCTGCGCTGCTTCAGGAGGCTCAAACTGGGCTGGTTTCCTCCCGCTGTCCTCGACACAGGACAGGGAATCAAACTTGTTCGATCATAG